AGCAGCAGGTCGGGCGAGCGCACCAGCGTGCAGGCCAGCCCGAGCTTCTGCTTCATGCCGCCAGAGAGCTTGCCGGCCGGGCGGTCGGTGAAGCGGCCGAGGTCGGTCATTTCCATCAGCCGCGCATAGCGTTCGCGCCGCTTGTCGCGGGGCACGCCGTGCAGGTCGGCGTAGAGGTCGAGGTTCTCTTGCACGCTCAGGTCGTCGTAGAGGCCGAAGCGCTGCGGCATGTAGCTGATGCGGTCCTGCACGGCCTGCGGATCGGCCGAGACGTCGATGCCGAGTACGCGAAGTTCGCCCGCGTCGGCGCGCATCAGGCCAGCCATGAGGCGCAGTAGCGTGGTCTTGCCGGCACCGTCTGGGCCGACCAGGGCGGTGAGCGTGCCGGTCGGCACTTCGAGCGATACGTCGTCGAGCGCGAGCACGGGCTCTTTCGACGCTTTCAGCAGGAAGCGCTTGTGCAGCGAGCGTCCGGCCACGGCCGGCCCGGTGGTGGTCATCAGGGCTTGCCGGTGGCGGGCGACAGCTGCAGCCGCACAGTGGCCGGCATGCCGAGCCGCAGCCGGTCTTGCGGGTCATCGACCATCACGCGAATTTCGTAGACGAGGCTGCTGCGCAGCTCCTCGGTCTGCACGGTCTTGGGCGTGAATTCAGCCACCGACGAGATGTAGCCGACCTTGCCCGCGATGGCTTCGCCGGGCTGGCTGTCGGTGCTTACGCGGGCCTCCTGCCCGGCGCGCACGCGGCCGAGGTCGGGCTCGGCCACATAGGCGCGCACCCACTTGGGATCGGTGATGGCGAGCGTGAAGGCCGGGCGCTGCGGCGAGGCCATGTCGCCTGGCTCGAGCAGGCGGGCGCGCACGACGGCGTCGATGGGCGCCTTGAGCTCGGCCTCGGTGAGCTGGTGGTTCATGAGCGCGAGCTCGGCGCGGGCCGATTCGAGCTGGGCTTGCGCCTGGCCGATGTCTTCCTTGCGCGGGCCGCTGACGACCAGTTGCTGCGCCTTGCGCGCGTTGTCGAGCTGCGCCAGCGCCACCTTGCGCCTGGCCTGTGCGCTGTCGAGGTCCTGCTGGCTCACGGCGCGGCCGGCCGTGGTGTTGCCGATGGCCTGCAGGCGAGCGAACTGCTGCTGTGCCAGATCGGCATCGGCCTGCGCGGCGGCTACCTGGGCCTTGGCCTGCGCCACTTCTTCGGGGCGGCTGCCGGTCTTCAGGCGCAGCAGGGCCTGTTCCTGCACGCCGATGCGTGCCTGCGACTGCGCCACGCGCAGTACCAGTGAGCGGGTGTCGAGCCGGCCGAGCACCTGCCCGGCGCGCACGCGGTCGCCTTCGCGCACCGCCAGCTCGGCCACGCGGTCGTTGGCATTGAAGGCCAGCGAGACCTGGCGCAGGTCGACGTTGCCGTACAGCACAAGCTGGTCGGAGGGCGTGGCGGAGTGGTGCGCGTACCACCAGCCGCCCACCGCCGCGACGATGGCCACGGCGGCGATGGCAATGAGGGGCTTCTTGTTCATGGCGTGTGTCCTGACTGGGCTGCGGCCCGGAAGTCGGCGCGATGATATCAAATTGAAATTTGAATTTGAAGTATTTTTTTGTTTGAGTTAGCCTCGGGGCATGGCAACCCGCACTCAGCGTACCGACGGCAACACCACGCGCCTGCACATCCTCGAAACCGCTGGCCGGCTGTTCGCGGCGCAAGGCTTCGCAGAAAGCACCAGCAAGGAAATCTGTACCCGCGCCGGCACCAACATGGCCGCCATCAACTACCACTTCGGCGGGCGCGACGGGCTCTACGAGGCGGTGCTGGTCGAGGCGCACAAGCAACTGGTGAGCCTCGACGAGCTGATGGCGCTGTCATTGGAGTCGACCGATCCGCGCCTGAAACTGCGCGCCTTTCTCACGCACATGCTCGAGATGAGCGCCCAGCCGAAGGCACCATGGGGGTTCCGCGTGGTGCTGCGCGAGGCGCTGTCGCCGTCGCCGGCCATGCCGGCGCTGATCCAGCGGGCTGTGCTGCCCAAGGCCAGGCTGATGCGCGGCATCGTCGGCGAGATCATGGGCCTGCCCGACGACCATCCCTCGGTGCAGCGCAGCCTGCTGCTCACGGTGCTGCCGTGCCTCGTGATGACGGTGGCGCCCAAGGACCTGAGCAGCAAGGTTCTGCCGGCCCTGAAGGACACGCAAGCCCTTGCCGAAGAAGTTGTGCGCTATGTGCTCGCGGGGCTCGATGCCGTGGCGAAGGAGGCAAAGGCCACCGAACCGCCCCAGGCGTCCACAACGCCTAAAGCTGGAAAGCGACGGTGAGCAGCAGCCCCTCGGCCACGTCGCGCATCAGCCCCGGGCGCCGCGCACGATAGGGCTCGCCAGCCGAGGCGGTGGTCTCGATCCACTCGGCCAGCCATTCGATGTCCTCACGGCCATAGAACACAACGGCTGCCTCGTGGTTCAGCAGCAGGCTGCGCAGGTCGAGGTTGATCGAGCCGCACATGGCGAGTTCGTCGTCCACCACCACGGCCTTGGCATGCGCCATGAACGGCAGCATGCTGAAGCTCACGCCCGCGCGTGCCAGGTCGCGCATGGCGCGCGCGCGTACGAAGTCGGCAAGGCGATGGTTCGACTGCGCGGGCATCGCGATGGTCACTTGCACGCCGCGCCGCGCGGCCAGCCGCAGTGCATCGCGCAGGCCGTCGCCGGGCACGAAGTAGGGCGTGATCGCAAGCACGCGATGCTCGGCGCGAAAGCAGGCGTCGATCAGCAGCGCATGTGCCGTGTCCTCTGTCTGGTCGGGGCCGCTCGGCAGGAACTGCGCCATCGCTGTGCCCGGCCCTTCGGGCACGTCGTCGGCCGTGATGGCACGGGCCTTTCGGCTGCGCACCGAGGCCCAGTCGTGGTCGAACTGGCGCGCCGCCGCCGCGGCCACGCTGCCATGCAGGTCGAAGGACAGGTCGCGCCAGGCCTCGGGGTGCTTGTCGTTGCCGGTGAAGTATTCGCCCGCGAGGTTGCGCCCGCCCGACCAGAGCCAGCCGTCGTCGGCAATGGTGAACTTGCGGTGGTTGCGCAGGTTGCGAGGGCCGATGCGGCGCAGGCTGAAGAAGGGGCGGAACACGGCCACCTCGCCACCTGCCACACGCAGCCGGTCGAAGTGATGGCGCGGCAGCGACAGCGCGCCGAAGCCGTCGAGCAGCACCCGCACCTTGATGCCCTCGCGCGCCCGCTTGGCGAGCCGGTCGATCACCGCGTGGCCGAGCGGATCGTCGCCGATGATGAAGGTGCACACGTCGATGCGCTCGCGCGCGCCGTCGATCACCTGCCACAGCGCATCGCGCGCGGCCTCGCCGTCGGCATGCATGCGGATCGCGCAGCGCCCCGGCGGCGCGAGACCGAAGCTTTCGATCAGGTCGGCGGCCCAGTGGCCCGGCGGCACAGAGCGCGGCGGCCTGGGCGAGCCTGCCGGGCGCAGCTTGCGCTGGCCGAACAGCAGGTACATCGGCAGGATGAAGTAGGGCATCAGCACCAGCCCCATGACCCAGGCGATGGCCGTGGTGGGGGCGCGCTGCTCGCGGCGCGCGCGCGTGGTCAGCACGTAGACCAGCAGCGCGAAAGTGACGACGAGAAAATGCTGCGAAGGAGAGGGCAGCCAGTCGAACTCTTTGGTCGGCATGGACCGATGATGCCTCAGCGTTGCGGGCTGTGCCTTCAGTGTCCCTTCAGCGTTGCAGGAAGGCCGGCACACCGCGCCCTTGCGAGGCCAGGAATCGCATCATCGGATCGACCACCGCGCGCACTGCGGGCCGCTCGCCCACACGCGTGCGCCAGGCCAGCAGGCGCGGTGTGGCGTCGGTCATGCCGGCGCCCTTGCGGTCGGCGAACACGTAGGCCATGTAGAAGGCGATGTCGGCGAAGGAGTAGGGGCCGGCCAGGTATTCGCGTGTGGCCAGCAGGCCTTCCATTTCTTCGTAGAAGCGCGCGCAGCCGGCGCAGGCCGCGATCGCGGGAGGGCTCTGCATGGCGTCCTGCAGGCCGAAGAGCTTGATGACATTCGGGAAGAAGACCTCGTCGGACTTCTGCTCCAGCTGCCGCGCGCGGGCCCGTTCGGCAATGCCTGCGGGCCACAGCGCAAGGCTGGGGTAGCGGTCTTCGAGGTACTCGAAGATCTGCGTCGAGTCGAACAGCGAAACCGCGTCGTCGACCAGCACGGGCACCTGCTGCTTGACGGGATTGACCCGAAGCACTTCAGGGTGCTTGGGCTCGTAGGCATCGTCCTTGGTGAAGGGCACCATGACCAGTTCGAAGGGCACGCCTTTTTCGCGTGCCGCGATCTCGACCTTGGCGCCGAACATGCTGAGGGGGCCTGAGTAGATGTGAGTCGTCATGCCCCCGACTTCACCAGAAACGGCGCGTCAGGTCGAGCCCCAGACCTCCTGCGCCGTCTCGACCACCAGGCGCAGCTTGTTGCGCTGCGCTTCCACCGCGATGTTGTTGCCGTGCACCGTGCTGGAGAAGCCGCACTGCGGCGACAGCGCGAGCTGGTCGAGCGAGGCGTACTTGGCGGCGTCCTCGATGCGGCGCTTGAGCTCGTCCTTGTCTTCCATCTCGCCGAACTTGGTGGTCACCAGGCCGAGCACCACGGTCTTGCCCTTGGGCAGGTAGCGCAGCGGCTTGAAGTCGCCCGAGCGGGCGTCGTCGTATTCCATGAAGTAGGCGTCGAGGTCCATCTCCTTGAGCAGTGCCTCGGCCACGGGCTCATAGTTGCCGGCCGCGGCGTGCGTGCTCTTGAAGTTGCCGCGGCACAGGTGCATGGCCAGCAGCATGCCCGGCGGCTTCTGCGCGACCACCTTGTTGATGAAGGCGGCATAGCGGTGCGGCAGCTCGTTCGGGTCGTCGCCGCGCTTGCGGGCGGCTTCGCGCATGTGCTCGTCGCACAGGTAGGCGAGGTTGGTGTCGTCCATCTGCACGTAGGTGCAGCCGGCGGCGGCCAGCGAGCGCAGCTCGTCGCCATAGGCCTTGGCCACGTCGTCGTAGAACGTCGGGTCGAGCTCGGGGTACGCCTCCTTGCTGATGCCGGCGCGGCCGCCGCGGAAGTGCAGCATGGTCGGCGAGGGGATCGTCACCTTCGGTGTGCGGCCCGCCGAGACCTGGCTCTTGAGGTACTGGAAGTCGGCGAGCTGGATGTCCTTGATGTGGCGCACCTTGTCGAGCACGCGCATCGCGGGCGGAGCGAGTTCTTCGGTGCCGTCGGGCTTGCGGATGGTGACCGGAATGTCGGTCTTCACGCCGCCGAGCTGGTCGAGGAAGTCGATGTGGAAGTAGGTGCGGCGGAACTCGCCGTCGGTGATGCTCTTGAGGCCGATGTCTTCCTGGAAGCGGACGATCTCGGTGATTGCCTTGTCTTCGACGCGGCGAAGCTGTTCGGGCGTGATCTCGCCCTTGGCTTTCTGTTCGCGGGCTTCGAGCAGGTACTTGGGGCGCAGGAAACTGCCCACGTGGTCGTAGCGGGCAGGCAAGGCGGCGTGCTGTGACATGGATGACTCCGTCGTGATTTGGGGAACGAGCGGAACATCGTATCGCCTTCGAAATGTCGATGCCTGTATACAGATGTCTCGGTGTTTACCCTCGAAATGATTCAAAAGACTGGAAATTTCAGGTTTTCTGTATACATTGAGTATTCATGAAAACGCCCACGACCGCCTTTCCACTGAACGCTTGGTATGCCGCCGCCTACGACGTCGAAGTGCGTCACGCGCTGCTGCCACGCACCATCTGCAACCAGAAAGTGGTGCTGTTCCGCCGCACCGATGGCCAGGTGGCCGTGCTCGAAGACGCCTGCTGGCACCGGCTGATGCCGCTGTCGCTGGGCCGCCTCGAGGGCGACGAACTGGTCTGCGGCTACCACGGCCTCGTCTACAACAGCCAGGGCCGCTGCACCCACATGCCGAGCCAGGAAACGCTCAACCCCTCGGCTTGCGTGCGCAGCTTTCCGGTGGTGGAGAAGCACCGCTTCGTGTGGATCTGGCCAGGCGATCCGGCCAAGGCCGACCCGGCGCTGGTGCCCGACATGCACTGGAACGACGACCCCGCCTGGGCCGGCGACGGCAAGATGATCCGCGTCAACTGCGACTACCGCCTCGTGGTCGACAACCTCATGGACCTGACGCACGAGACCTTCGTGCACGGCTCGTCCATCGGCAACCGCGAAGTGGCCGAGGCGCCTTTCGTGGCCACGCATGGCGACCGCTCGGCAACCGTCACGCGATGGATGGAAGACATCGACCCGCCGCCGTTCTGGGGCAGCCAGATCCGCCATGCGCGCGGCTACACCGGCAAGGTCGACCGCTGGCAGATCATCCGTTTCGAAGGCCCGTGCACCGTGAACATCGACGTCGGCGTGGCCGAGGCGGGCAGCGGCGCGGTGCCCCAGGGCAGCGACCCTGGCGACCGCAGCAAGGGCGTCAACGGCTACGTGCTCAACACCATCACGCCCGAGACCGACAAGACCTGCCTCTACTTCTGGGCCTTCTCGCGCAACTACTGCCTGGGCGAGCAGCGCCTCACGCACGAGCTGCGTGAAGGCGTCGCCGGCATCTTCCGTGAAGACGAGCTCGTGCTCGAGGCGCAGCAGAAGGCGATGGATGACCACCCCGACCACAAGTTCTACAACCTCAACATCGACGCCGGCTCGATGTGGGCGCGACGGCTGATCGACCGCATGATCGAAAAGGAAAAGCCCGCGCGCGCCGCGATCCCGATCCGGCCGGCCGAAAAGGCAGCCGCGTGAAGGTCGCTGCCGTTTCCACCGCCGCCGAGCCCGGCGACAGCGGCAGTTCGCAGGCCGTGAAGGCGCAACTGCGGCTGCGCGAGATGATCCTTGCGGGCGAGCTGCCCGGTGGCGCGCGCATTGCCGAAGTGGCCATCTCCGAGCAGCTCGGCGTGTCGCGCACGCCGGTGCGCACCGCGCTCATGCGGCTCGAACAGGAGGGCCTGCTCGAAGCGCTGCCTAACGGCGGCTATGCGGTGCGTACTTTTTCGGAGCGCGACGTGGCCGACGCCATCGAGCTGCGCGGCACGCTCGAAGGACTGGTCGCCCGGCTCGCGGCCGAGCGCGGCGCGGCGCCCGTCGTGCTGCGCGAAGCGCGCGCCTGCCTGCAGCGCATCGACGAGCTGCTGCGCGAGCCCGCACTCGACGACGCGGCCTTCTCGCGCTACGTGACGCACAACGAGCGCTTCCACGCGCTGCTCTGCGAAATGGCGGGCAGCCCCGTCATCGCGCAGCAGCTGGAGCGCGTGATCAACCTGCCGTTTGCCTCGCCCTCGGGCTTCGTCATCGTGCAGGCCAACTCGCCGGCCGCGCGCGACATGCTCGTGATTGCGCAAGACCAGCATGTGCAGGTGCTCGACGCCATCGAGTCCGGCGAAGGCTCGCGTGCCGAGGCGCTGATGCGCGAGCACAGCCGCATCGCGCGGCGCAACCTGCGCGATGCGCTGCACGGCACGCCCACCGCCGAACAGCGACCGCTGCCGGGCGTGCAGCTGATACGCCGGCGCGGCTGATTTCTCCTTTTTCTCTCTCCGGTTGTTCTCCCGATGAAAAGCGATCTTCAATGGATGCAGGCGCAAGTCGTTGCGCTGCGCGATGTCACGCCCACCGTGCGCGAATTCGAACTGCGCCCCGACGGCGGCTTTGCCGAATCCCATGAACCCGGCGCCCACCTGCAAGTGCAGGTGCTGACGGCGCAGGGCAAGGTGCAGACCCGCTCGTATTCGCTGGTGGGCGAGGGCGACGGCCAGTGCTGGCGCATCGCCGTCAAGCGGCTCGACGACGGCCGTGGCGGTTCGCTCGCAATGTGGCGGCTGGCCGTGGGCGACCGCCTGCAGGTGAGCGCGCCGCAGAACCACTTTCCGCTCGACCTTTCGGCGCCGGGCTACCTGCTGGTGGCGGGCGGTATCGGCATCACGCCGCTGGTGCTGATGGCGCAGCGGCTGGGCGCGCACGCAAGGCGCACCGGCGTGCCGGTGAAGATGCTCTACGGCGCGCGGCATGCGGGCGAGCTCGGCTATCTGTCGCATCTGCAAGAGGCATTGGGCGAGGGCGTCGAAGCTCATGAAGGCTCGGCTCCCATCGACTTCGCCGCTGCCATCGCCGCGCTGCCGTCCGGCGGCCAGCTCTACACCTGCGGCCCGGTGCCCATGCTCGAGGCCGTCAAGCGCGCGTGGCACGCAGCCGGCCGTGCCATCGAGGATTTGCGCTTCGAAACCTTCGGCAGCAGCGGCCGCCTGGCCACGCAGTCCTTCCAAGTGCGCATTCCCCGGCACGACCTGGCCATTACGGTGCCGGCCGACTGCACGCTGCTCGAAGCCCTCGACGCAGCCGGCGTACAGACGCTCTCGGACTGCAAGCGCGGCGAATGCGGCTTGTGCGCCATGGACGTGATCGCCGTCGACGGCGAGATCGATCACCGCGACGTGTTCCTCAGCGAGCACGAAAAGAAGTCGACCACGCGCATCTGCGCCTGCGTGTCGCGCGCCGTGGGCACCCTCACGCTCGACTCCGCCTACCGCGCCGACAGCTGACCTGCCCGCTCTGCAAGCTGCCTTGCGCGATGATCGCGCAGTTCATTTGGCAATCGCGCAACAAAGGTCAACGGTAATGGCCGGCTAGGTGATTGCCTGCTCCGCCGGATGTTGCAAAGTGTTGAAAATAGCCCCGGTTCGCGTTCCGCCCCTCAAAGGAAAAAACATGCAAAGACGCCATCTCATCCAGACCGCCGCCCTCTCGGCACTTGCGCTTTCAATGTCGCTGGCCAGTGCCCAGGACGCCAACAAGTTCAAGATCGGCCTGATCCTTCCGATGACGGGCCAGTCGGCCTCCACCGGCCGCCAGATCGAAGCCGCCGCGCGCCTGTACATGGCCCAGAACGGCGACACCGTGGCCGGCAAGAAGGTGGAGCTGATCGTCAAGGACGACACTGGCCTGCCCGACGTGACCAAGCGCCTCGCGCAGGAGCTGGTGGTGAACGACAAGGTCAACGTGCTGGCCGGCTTCGGCCTGACGCCTCTGGCCCTCGCCGTGGCGCCAATTGCCACGCAGTCGAAGACGCCCGAAGTGGTGATGGCTGCTGCCACGTCGAGCATCACCGAGGCTTCGCCCTACATCATTCGTTCGAGCTTCACGCTGCCGCAGGTGTCGGTGGCCATGGGCGACTGGGCGCCGAAGAATGGCGTGAAGACGGTCGTCACGCTGGTGGCCGACTACGGCCCGGGCAACGACGCCGAGAAGTTCTTCAGCGAGCGCTTCCAGCTCAACGGCGGCAAGGTGCTCGACAAGCTGCGCGTGCCGCTGCGCAACCCCGACTTCGCGCCGTTCCTGCAGAAGGTGCGTGACGTGAAGCCCGACGCGCTGTTCGTCTTCGTGCCCTCGGGCGCGGGCGCGGCGGTGATGAAGCAGTTCCTGGAGCGCGGCATGGACAAGGCCGGCATCAAGATGATCGCCACCGGCGACGTGACGGACGACGACCAGCTCAACGACATGGGCGACGGCGCGCTGGGCGTGGTCACCTCGCACCACTACTCGGCCGCGCACCCCTCGGCCATGAACAAGAAGTTCGTCGAGGCCTTCGAGAAGGCCAACCCGAAGATGCGCCCCAACTTCATGGCTGTGGGCGGCTACGACGGCATGCGCGTGATCTACGAAGCACTCAAGATCACCAAGGGTCAGGGCGGCGGCGAAGCGCTGCTGGCGGCCATGAAGGGCCAGGTCTTCGAGAGCCCGCGCGGCCCGGTGCTGATCGATGCGCAGACGCGCGACATCGTGCAGGACGTGTACCTGCGCAAGGTCGAGAAGAAGGACGGGCAGCTTTACAACGTCGAGTTCGATGTGATCAAAGGCGTGAAGGACCCAGGTAAAGCCAAGTGAGGCTTGTCTCTGGGGGGCGTTGTTGTTCGGGGCGCGATCACGCCGACGGGGTACCTTGCTCCGCGAATGTCCCCCGGCCTTCGGCCTCCTCCTTTATTTCGCTGCGCAAGGCACCCCATCGGCGTGATCTTTCAGAGCAGTCGTTGATCGGCCGGCATAAGCACGCACCCCGAACGAAACGAACAGCCCCAGAAATAGCTTCGTAAAAAACACGACATGCTGACCATTCTTTTCGACGGCATCGCCTACGGCATGCTGCTCTTCGTGCTGGCGGTAGGCCTCGCCGTGACGCTCGGCCTGATGAACTTCATCAACCTCGCGCACGGCGCTTTCGCCATGGCGGGTGGCTACCTCACGGTGTTCGCAATGCAGAAGCTCGGCGTGCCCTTCCTGGCCTGCCTGCCGCTCGCATTCATCGTCGTCGCGCTGGCCGGGGCCTTGCTCGAACGCACGCTCTACCGGCCGATGTACGGCAAGCCGCACCTCGATCAGGTGCTCTTTTCCATCGGCCTTGCCTTCATGGCGGTGGCGGCCATCGACTACTTCGTGGGCTCCTCGCAGCAGAACGTGCAATTGCCTGAATGGCTGCGCGGGCGCACCGAGATCGGCGACGGCGCGCTGCTGCTGGGCATGGGGCACTACCGGCTCTTCATCATCGGCGTGTGCGCGGTGCTCACCGTGGTGCTGCAGCTCATTCTTTCGAAGACGCGCTTCGGCAGCCGGCTGCGCGCCGCGGTCGATGACCCGCGCGTGGCGGCGGGCCTGGGCATCAACGTGAACATCGTGTTCCTGCTGACCTTCGCCGTGGGCTCAGGGCTCGCGGGGCTGGGCGGTGCGCTGGGCGCGGAGATCCTCGGCCTCGACCCGACATTCCCGCTGAAGTACATGATCTATTTCCTGATCGTGGTGTCGGTCGGCGGCACCTCGTCGATCACCGGGCCGCTCGCGGCGGCGCTGCTGCTTGGCATTGCCGACGTGGCGGGCAAGTATTTCATTCCGAAGATGGGTGCATTCACCGTCTACCTCCTGATGATCATGATCCTGATGTGGCGGCCCCAGGGCCTGTTCACGCGCAAGGGAGGCCGTTGATGAGCACGCCTTCAACCACCGAGTTCCAGTCGGCCCTCTTGCGCAAGGCGCGCTGGCACCCGCTCGAATTCGTGGCCTGGGCCGTGGCCTTCGCGCTGCCGCTCGTCATGCCTTCGCACTCGCTGCTGGTCAATGAGATCGCCATCGTTGCGTTGTTCGCGATGTCGCTCGATTTGATTCTTGGCTACACCGGCATCGTGTCGCTGGGCCATGCCGCCTTCTTCGGTTTCGGCGCGTATGCGGCGGCGTTGTTCGCCAAGCTCGTGATGCCGGACCCGACCGTGGGGCTGGTAATCGCAACCGTGCTGTCGGCCTCGCTGGGCCTCGTGGCCAGCGTGACGATCTTGCGCGGCAGCGACCTCACGCGGCTGATGGTCACGCTCGGCACCGCGCTGCTGCTGCTCGAACTCGCCAACAAGCTCGACTGGCTCACCGGCGGCGCCGACGGCCTGCAGGGCGTGGTGATGGGGCCGGTGCTCGGCCTGTTCGAGTTCGACCTGTATGGCCGCACGGCCGCCTGGTATTCGCTGGCCGTGATGCTGGTGCTGTTCCTCGTGATGCGCCGGCTCGTGCATTCGCCGTTCGGCGCCACGCTGAAGGCCATTCGCGACAACCGGCTGCGCGCCATGGCAATCGGCATTCCGGTCGTGTCGCGGCTCGTGGTGATCTACACCGTGGCGGCGGGCATCGCCGGCGCCGCGGGCGCGCTGCTCGCGCAGACCACCGGCTTCGCCTCGCTCGACGTGCTGGCCTTCGACCGCTCGGCCGATGTGCTGCTGATGCTCGTCATCGGCGGCGTGGGCTGGCTCTATGGCGGCGTGGCGGGCGCCATCGTGTTCAAGCTGCTGCAGACCTGGCTGTCGGCCGTGACGCCGCAGTACTGGATGTTCTGGATCGGCCTGATCCTGGTGCTGCTGGTGCTGGTGGGACGCGACCGCCTGCTCAAGCCGTGGACATGGTTTGGCTTGGGCGGCAAGAAGAAGGGCGAGAAAGGTGGTGTGGCATGACCGACACCGTGCTCTCGACCCATGGCCTCGTGATGCGCTTCGGCGGCATCACCGCCACCAACAACGTGACGATGGAGCTCAGGCGCGGCGCACGCCACGCGCTGATCGGCCCCAACGGAGCGGGCAAGACCACGCTCATCAACCAGCTGACGGGCGTGCTGACGCCCACCGAAGGTCGCATCACGCTGCTGGGCGAAGACATCACCACGCTCGCGCCGCACAAGCGAGTGGCGCGCGGGCTGGTGCGCACCTTCCAGATCAACCAGCTGTTCGATTCGATGACGCCGCTCGAAACGCTGGCGCTCGTGGTGTCGCAGCACCAGGGCATCGGCGCGCAATGGTGGCGGCCGCTCGGCGCCAGCAAGGCGATTGCCGAGCGCGCGGGGCAACTGCTCGAACAGTTCCACCTGGGCGACGTGGCGCAGCAGCAGGTGAAGCACCTGGCTTATGGCAAGCGCCGCCTCCTGGAGATTGCGATTGCGCTGGCTTGCGAGCCTCGCGTGCTGCTGCTCGACGAGCCCGTGGCGGGCGTGCCCGCCGGCGAGCGCGAAGAACTGCTGCAGACCGTGGCCGCGCTGCCTGCCGATGTGTCGGTGCTGCTGATCGAGCACGACATGGACTTGGTGTTCAGCTTTGCCGACCGCATGACCGTGCTGGTCAACGGCACGCTGCTGACCGAAGGCGACCCAGAAACCATTGCCAACGACCCGAAGGTGAAAGAGGTCTACCTGGGCCACGGGGAGAGCGCTCATGTCTGAGCTGCTGCGCATCGAGAACCTGAGCGCCGGCTACGGCGAGGCCGTGGTGCTGCACGACGTGGCGTTCGCGCTCGGCGAAGGCCAGACGCTGGCTCTGCTGGGCCGCAACGGCACGGGCAAGACCACGCTGATCAACACGCTCGCGGGCGCAACGCGCCAGCACGGCGGCAGCATCACGCTGGGCGGCCAGGCGCTGCACAAGCTCGCGCCGCATCAGCGTGCGGCGGCCGGCATCGGCTGGGTGCCGCAGGAGCGCAACATCTTCAAGTCGCTCACGGTGCACGAGAACCTCACGGCGGTGGAGCGGCCGGGCAAATGGAACCCGCAGCGCGTCTACGAGATGTTCCCGCGCCTTGCCGAACGCAAGACCAACCTCGGCACGCAGCTCTCGGGCGGCGAGCAGCAGATGCTGGCCGTGGGCCGTGCGCTGGTGTTGAACCCGAAGCTGCTGCTGCTCGACGAGCCGCTCGAAGGGCTCGCGCCGATCATCGTGGAAGAGCTGCTGCGCGCCATCCGCCGCATCACCCAGGACGAGGGGCTGGCCGCGATCATCGTGGAGCAGCATCCGCAGGCGATCCTCGCGATTTCCGACGAAGCGGTGGTGCTCGACCACGGCACCATCGTGCACACCGACAAGGCCGCGACATTGCGCACGCAGCCTGAAGTGCTCGACCGCCTGCTGGGCGTCGCGCGCTAGACGAGTTCCGCGAGGCGCGCCTTCCAGTCTTCCGCGCGGCCGAGCCATGGGCCGATGTCGATGCGGCTGGCGCTGCCATCGG
This is a stretch of genomic DNA from Variovorax paradoxus. It encodes these proteins:
- a CDS encoding 5-methyltetrahydropteroyltriglutamate--homocysteine S-methyltransferase, with translation MSQHAALPARYDHVGSFLRPKYLLEAREQKAKGEITPEQLRRVEDKAITEIVRFQEDIGLKSITDGEFRRTYFHIDFLDQLGGVKTDIPVTIRKPDGTEELAPPAMRVLDKVRHIKDIQLADFQYLKSQVSAGRTPKVTIPSPTMLHFRGGRAGISKEAYPELDPTFYDDVAKAYGDELRSLAAAGCTYVQMDDTNLAYLCDEHMREAARKRGDDPNELPHRYAAFINKVVAQKPPGMLLAMHLCRGNFKSTHAAAGNYEPVAEALLKEMDLDAYFMEYDDARSGDFKPLRYLPKGKTVVLGLVTTKFGEMEDKDELKRRIEDAAKYASLDQLALSPQCGFSSTVHGNNIAVEAQRNKLRLVVETAQEVWGST
- a CDS encoding phospholipase D-like domain-containing protein, producing MPTKEFDWLPSPSQHFLVVTFALLVYVLTTRARREQRAPTTAIAWVMGLVLMPYFILPMYLLFGQRKLRPAGSPRPPRSVPPGHWAADLIESFGLAPPGRCAIRMHADGEAARDALWQVIDGARERIDVCTFIIGDDPLGHAVIDRLAKRAREGIKVRVLLDGFGALSLPRHHFDRLRVAGGEVAVFRPFFSLRRIGPRNLRNHRKFTIADDGWLWSGGRNLAGEYFTGNDKHPEAWRDLSFDLHGSVAAAAARQFDHDWASVRSRKARAITADDVPEGPGTAMAQFLPSGPDQTEDTAHALLIDACFRAEHRVLAITPYFVPGDGLRDALRLAARRGVQVTIAMPAQSNHRLADFVRARAMRDLARAGVSFSMLPFMAHAKAVVVDDELAMCGSINLDLRSLLLNHEAAVVFYGREDIEWLAEWIETTASAGEPYRARRPGLMRDVAEGLLLTVAFQL
- a CDS encoding TetR/AcrR family transcriptional regulator; this translates as MATRTQRTDGNTTRLHILETAGRLFAAQGFAESTSKEICTRAGTNMAAINYHFGGRDGLYEAVLVEAHKQLVSLDELMALSLESTDPRLKLRAFLTHMLEMSAQPKAPWGFRVVLREALSPSPAMPALIQRAVLPKARLMRGIVGEIMGLPDDHPSVQRSLLLTVLPCLVMTVAPKDLSSKVLPALKDTQALAEEVVRYVLAGLDAVAKEAKATEPPQASTTPKAGKRR
- a CDS encoding glutathione S-transferase family protein, with the translated sequence MTTHIYSGPLSMFGAKVEIAAREKGVPFELVMVPFTKDDAYEPKHPEVLRVNPVKQQVPVLVDDAVSLFDSTQIFEYLEDRYPSLALWPAGIAERARARQLEQKSDEVFFPNVIKLFGLQDAMQSPPAIAACAGCARFYEEMEGLLATREYLAGPYSFADIAFYMAYVFADRKGAGMTDATPRLLAWRTRVGERPAVRAVVDPMMRFLASQGRGVPAFLQR
- a CDS encoding aromatic ring-hydroxylating dioxygenase subunit alpha; the encoded protein is MKTPTTAFPLNAWYAAAYDVEVRHALLPRTICNQKVVLFRRTDGQVAVLEDACWHRLMPLSLGRLEGDELVCGYHGLVYNSQGRCTHMPSQETLNPSACVRSFPVVEKHRFVWIWPGDPAKADPALVPDMHWNDDPAWAGDGKMIRVNCDYRLVVDNLMDLTHETFVHGSSIGNREVAEAPFVATHGDRSATVTRWMEDIDPPPFWGSQIRHARGYTGKVDRWQIIRFEGPCTVNIDVGVAEAGSGAVPQGSDPGDRSKGVNGYVLNTITPETDKTCLYFWAFSRNYCLGEQRLTHELREGVAGIFREDELVLEAQQKAMDDHPDHKFYNLNIDAGSMWARRLIDRMIEKEKPARAAIPIRPAEKAAA
- a CDS encoding HlyD family efflux transporter periplasmic adaptor subunit — encoded protein: MNKKPLIAIAAVAIVAAVGGWWYAHHSATPSDQLVLYGNVDLRQVSLAFNANDRVAELAVREGDRVRAGQVLGRLDTRSLVLRVAQSQARIGVQEQALLRLKTGSRPEEVAQAKAQVAAAQADADLAQQQFARLQAIGNTTAGRAVSQQDLDSAQARRKVALAQLDNARKAQQLVVSGPRKEDIGQAQAQLESARAELALMNHQLTEAELKAPIDAVVRARLLEPGDMASPQRPAFTLAITDPKWVRAYVAEPDLGRVRAGQEARVSTDSQPGEAIAGKVGYISSVAEFTPKTVQTEELRSSLVYEIRVMVDDPQDRLRLGMPATVRLQLSPATGKP